A single Struthio camelus isolate bStrCam1 chromosome 8, bStrCam1.hap1, whole genome shotgun sequence DNA region contains:
- the FYB2 gene encoding FYN-binding protein 2 isoform X28 — protein sequence MAAEGMTDFRALRAKFQNDANFSKQLVQPPKKLVLPPTEATHKVGSESKDASSPLSWNSREVIILKAKNELFPLAPQPSALVQGKPLVQPRARLRNVDPRGKDQEQKGSISEEGLNSSKSSSQKLQPHYCTDQQESAETDLESAPPQNSFHHALQMWENAFSQSEKANATLPTQRGANVYVQPRPEPRAMAAPAASDGGRLRTAQSEQALDSPARQKDAPGGGGLAASQAPPVPRLPRRYRSSDQLAAESTAAASFCQPGCDMQTSRELPQHQKAESEPRFYESGAGKPSEAPGSKLPKIKPLPSVESLGPAPAKPVRPPKVDLSVFQSTVLSVHRGNERTAAEEDYLIPESADLEEQHNYEETVLYLNQPGDSTTFCASQAPEPEPQEHDKKQKSFLFAKYSPGRAVEDEKEEKTSLEREKQQAKKIFKTGGNDYVTLRAQPKEEGRGGKKVPQVNRGDVTSAQTTEHPTPQRLAKGGAERCRYMYVGAPKPAEERLTLSQTTGQPLQSSEDVYDDVEGFQSGLHTSEASSSLTPDCISGNYEETYEDVETGDDNPAKVEAEKQKRFGNIFKIEKFKLKNTRFKENLRLSSSSVPNLAAAVSQEDTYDDVEGGQTEPREKDVKCRNWKPKFLMLKEDKDRRKSSEDVERSIFKVKKCNAEKSKKMAKEETLFRETFMYDKEISIINIAVALCSVPSKRRVDLPITAGEQLDVIDTTEGNEVICRNAQGRYGYVLVEHLNFRHY from the exons GAAGGCATGACTGACTTCAGAGCCCTCCGTGCAAAATTTCAGAATGACGCCAACTTTTCTAAGCAGCTGGTGCAGCCACCCAAGAAGCTGGTGCTGCCACCCACAGAAGCCACGCACAAAGTGGGCTCTGAAAGTAAGGATGCTTCCAGTCCTCTGTCCTGGAATAGCAGAGAAGTGATAATATTAAAAGCCAAGAATGAActtttccctcttgctcctcAACCCTCTGCACTAGTCCAGGGCAAACCTTTGGTGCAGCCAAGAGCCAGGCTTCGTAATGTGGATCCGAGGGGAAAGGATCAAGAGCAGAAAGGCAGCATCTCAGAGGAAGGGCTGAACTCCTCCAAGAGCAGTTCACAAAAGCTTCAACCACACTATTGCACTGACCAGCAAGAATCAGCCGAAACAGATCTGGAGTCTGCTCCACCCCAAAACTCCTTCCACCATGCCCTACAGATGTGGGAAAACGCTTTTTCCCAGAGTGAGAAAGCCAACGCAACACTCCCAACCCAACGGGGGGCAAACGTTTACGTGCAACCTCGCCCGGAGCCGAGGGCGATGGCTGCTCCAGCTGCGTCAGATGGCGGCAGATTGAGAACGGCTCAAAGTGAGCAAGCGCTGGACTCCCCTGCCCGGCAGAAGGATGCTCCGGGTGGCGGCGGGCTGGCTGCTTCCCAGGCTCCGCCTGTGCCCCGTCTACCCAGGAGGTACAGGAGCTCTGACCAACTAGCTGCCGAAAGCACTGCCGCAGCCAGCTTCTGCCAGCCAGGCTGTGATATGCAAACGTCAAGAGAGCTCCCACAACACCAGAAAG CAGAGTCGGAGCCTCGCTTCTATGAATCCGGAGCAGGAAAACCATCTGAGGCTCCAGGTAGCAAGCTGCCAAAAATTAAACCACTTCCTTCAGTTGAATCCCTCGGTCCCGCCCCTGCGAAGCCTGTGAGACCCCCGAAAGTTGATCTCAGTGTTTTCCAAAGCACGGTGCTTTCTGTCcacagaggaaatgaaagaa ctGCCGCGGAGGAGGATTACTTGATTCCTGAAAG TGCTGATCTTGAAGAGCAGCATAATTATGAAGAAACGGTGTTGTACCTGAATCAGCCtggggactccacaacctttTGTGCCAGTCAAG CACCTGAGCCAGAGCCTCAAGAGCACGACAAG AAGCAGAAGAGTTTTCTCTTTGCCAAATACAG TCCTGGAAGAGCTGTAGaggatgaaaaagaggaaaaaacaagtcttgaaagagagaaacagcaagcaaagaaaatattcaag ACAGGCGGAAATGACTATGTGACTCTCAGAGCCCAGCCCAAGGAAGAAGGCAGAGGTGGGAAGAAGGTGCCGCAAGTGAATCGAGGAGATGTGACTAGCGCCCAGACTACAGAGCATCCTACCCCACAGAGGCTGGCGAAAGGAGGAGCAGAACGCT GTCGCTACATGTACGTGGGTGCTCCAAAACCAGCTGAAGAAAGGCTAACCTTGAGCCAAACCACTGGACAGCCTCTGCAGTCATCGGAGGATGTGTATGACGACGTTGAGGGATTTCAAAGCGGACT CCACACTTCAGAGGCCTCAAGTTCATTGACTCCAGACTGCA TTTCAGGAAACTATGAAGAAACATATGAAGATGTTGAGACTGGGGATGATAATCCAGCAAAAGTGGA ggcagaaaaacaaaagagatttGGAAACATCTTTAAGATAGAAAAATTTAAACTGAAGAATACCAGATTCAAGGAGAACTTAAG ATTGTCTTCCAGTTCAGTACCAAATTTAG CAGCTGCTGTCTCGCAGGAGGACACATACGACGATGTCGAGGGAGGGCAGACGGAGCCAAG AGAAAAGGATGTCAAATGCAGAAACTGGAAGCCAAAATTTCTGATGTTAAAAGAGGATAAGGACCGAAGGAAAAGCAGTGAAGATGTGGAAAG AAGTATCTTCAAAGTCAAGAAGTGCAACgcagaaaaaagcaagaagatGGCCAAAGAAGAAACGTTGTTTAGAGAAACATTTATG TACGATAAGGAGATCAGCATCATCAACATCGCAGTGGCCCTGTGCTCAGTCCCGAGTAAAAGGCGAGTTGATCTCCCCATCACAGCTGGGGAACAGCTGGATGTTATTGATACCACGGAAGGCAACGAAGTGATTTGCCGCAATGCACAGGGCAGAT ATGGGTATGTTCTAGTGGAGCATTTGAACTTCAG ACACTACTAA
- the FYB2 gene encoding FYN-binding protein 2 isoform X1, with translation MAAVIAAALPLSASAAAAGVSPPAPAPREVLAAWFCAADLQEGMTDFRALRAKFQNDANFSKQLVQPPKKLVLPPTEATHKVGSESKDASSPLSWNSREVIILKAKNELFPLAPQPSALVQGKPLVQPRARLRNVDPRGKDQEQKGSISEEGLNSSKSSSQKLQPHYCTDQQESAETDLESAPPQNSFHHALQMWENAFSQSEKANATLPTQRGANVYVQPRPEPRAMAAPAASDGGRLRTAQSEQALDSPARQKDAPGGGGLAASQAPPVPRLPRRYRSSDQLAAESTAAASFCQPGCDMQTSRELPQHQKAESEPRFYESGAGKPSEAPGSKLPKIKPLPSVESLGPAPAKPVRPPKVDLSVFQSTVLSVHRGNERTAAEEDYLIPESADLEEQHNYEETVLYLNQPGDSTTFCASQGTFQAPEPEPQEHDKKQKSFLFAKYSPGRAVEDEKEEKTSLEREKQQAKKIFKTGGNDYVTLRAQPKEEGRGGKKVPQVNRGDVTSAQTTEHPTPQRLAKGGAERCRYMYVGAPKPAEERLTLSQTTGQPLQSSEDVYDDVEGFQSGLSHTSEASSSLTPDCISGNYEETYEDVETGDDNPAKVEAEKQKRFGNIFKIEKFKLKNTRFKENLRLSSSSVPNLAAAVSQEDTYDDVEGGQTEPREKDVKCRNWKPKFLMLKEDKDRRKSSEDVERSIFKVKKCNAEKSKKMAKEETLFRETFMYDKEISIINIAVALCSVPSKRRVDLPITAGEQLDVIDTTEGNEVICRNAQGRYGYVLVEHLNFRHY, from the exons GAAGGCATGACTGACTTCAGAGCCCTCCGTGCAAAATTTCAGAATGACGCCAACTTTTCTAAGCAGCTGGTGCAGCCACCCAAGAAGCTGGTGCTGCCACCCACAGAAGCCACGCACAAAGTGGGCTCTGAAAGTAAGGATGCTTCCAGTCCTCTGTCCTGGAATAGCAGAGAAGTGATAATATTAAAAGCCAAGAATGAActtttccctcttgctcctcAACCCTCTGCACTAGTCCAGGGCAAACCTTTGGTGCAGCCAAGAGCCAGGCTTCGTAATGTGGATCCGAGGGGAAAGGATCAAGAGCAGAAAGGCAGCATCTCAGAGGAAGGGCTGAACTCCTCCAAGAGCAGTTCACAAAAGCTTCAACCACACTATTGCACTGACCAGCAAGAATCAGCCGAAACAGATCTGGAGTCTGCTCCACCCCAAAACTCCTTCCACCATGCCCTACAGATGTGGGAAAACGCTTTTTCCCAGAGTGAGAAAGCCAACGCAACACTCCCAACCCAACGGGGGGCAAACGTTTACGTGCAACCTCGCCCGGAGCCGAGGGCGATGGCTGCTCCAGCTGCGTCAGATGGCGGCAGATTGAGAACGGCTCAAAGTGAGCAAGCGCTGGACTCCCCTGCCCGGCAGAAGGATGCTCCGGGTGGCGGCGGGCTGGCTGCTTCCCAGGCTCCGCCTGTGCCCCGTCTACCCAGGAGGTACAGGAGCTCTGACCAACTAGCTGCCGAAAGCACTGCCGCAGCCAGCTTCTGCCAGCCAGGCTGTGATATGCAAACGTCAAGAGAGCTCCCACAACACCAGAAAG CAGAGTCGGAGCCTCGCTTCTATGAATCCGGAGCAGGAAAACCATCTGAGGCTCCAGGTAGCAAGCTGCCAAAAATTAAACCACTTCCTTCAGTTGAATCCCTCGGTCCCGCCCCTGCGAAGCCTGTGAGACCCCCGAAAGTTGATCTCAGTGTTTTCCAAAGCACGGTGCTTTCTGTCcacagaggaaatgaaagaa ctGCCGCGGAGGAGGATTACTTGATTCCTGAAAG TGCTGATCTTGAAGAGCAGCATAATTATGAAGAAACGGTGTTGTACCTGAATCAGCCtggggactccacaacctttTGTGCCAGTCAAGGTACTTTCCAAG CACCTGAGCCAGAGCCTCAAGAGCACGACAAG AAGCAGAAGAGTTTTCTCTTTGCCAAATACAG TCCTGGAAGAGCTGTAGaggatgaaaaagaggaaaaaacaagtcttgaaagagagaaacagcaagcaaagaaaatattcaag ACAGGCGGAAATGACTATGTGACTCTCAGAGCCCAGCCCAAGGAAGAAGGCAGAGGTGGGAAGAAGGTGCCGCAAGTGAATCGAGGAGATGTGACTAGCGCCCAGACTACAGAGCATCCTACCCCACAGAGGCTGGCGAAAGGAGGAGCAGAACGCT GTCGCTACATGTACGTGGGTGCTCCAAAACCAGCTGAAGAAAGGCTAACCTTGAGCCAAACCACTGGACAGCCTCTGCAGTCATCGGAGGATGTGTATGACGACGTTGAGGGATTTCAAAGCGGACT CAGCCACACTTCAGAGGCCTCAAGTTCATTGACTCCAGACTGCA TTTCAGGAAACTATGAAGAAACATATGAAGATGTTGAGACTGGGGATGATAATCCAGCAAAAGTGGA ggcagaaaaacaaaagagatttGGAAACATCTTTAAGATAGAAAAATTTAAACTGAAGAATACCAGATTCAAGGAGAACTTAAG ATTGTCTTCCAGTTCAGTACCAAATTTAG CAGCTGCTGTCTCGCAGGAGGACACATACGACGATGTCGAGGGAGGGCAGACGGAGCCAAG AGAAAAGGATGTCAAATGCAGAAACTGGAAGCCAAAATTTCTGATGTTAAAAGAGGATAAGGACCGAAGGAAAAGCAGTGAAGATGTGGAAAG AAGTATCTTCAAAGTCAAGAAGTGCAACgcagaaaaaagcaagaagatGGCCAAAGAAGAAACGTTGTTTAGAGAAACATTTATG TACGATAAGGAGATCAGCATCATCAACATCGCAGTGGCCCTGTGCTCAGTCCCGAGTAAAAGGCGAGTTGATCTCCCCATCACAGCTGGGGAACAGCTGGATGTTATTGATACCACGGAAGGCAACGAAGTGATTTGCCGCAATGCACAGGGCAGAT ATGGGTATGTTCTAGTGGAGCATTTGAACTTCAG ACACTACTAA
- the FYB2 gene encoding FYN-binding protein 2 isoform X26, translating into MAAEGMTDFRALRAKFQNDANFSKQLVQPPKKLVLPPTEATHKVGSESKDASSPLSWNSREVIILKAKNELFPLAPQPSALVQGKPLVQPRARLRNVDPRGKDQEQKGSISEEGLNSSKSSSQKLQPHYCTDQQESAETDLESAPPQNSFHHALQMWENAFSQSEKANATLPTQRGANVYVQPRPEPRAMAAPAASDGGRLRTAQSEQALDSPARQKDAPGGGGLAASQAPPVPRLPRRYRSSDQLAAESTAAASFCQPGCDMQTSRELPQHQKESEPRFYESGAGKPSEAPGSKLPKIKPLPSVESLGPAPAKPVRPPKVDLSVFQSTVLSVHRGNERTAAEEDYLIPESADLEEQHNYEETVLYLNQPGDSTTFCASQGTFQAPEPEPQEHDKKQKSFLFAKYSPGRAVEDEKEEKTSLEREKQQAKKIFKTGGNDYVTLRAQPKEEGRGGKKVPQVNRGDVTSAQTTEHPTPQRLAKGGAERCRYMYVGAPKPAEERLTLSQTTGQPLQSSEDVYDDVEGFQSGLHTSEASSSLTPDCISGNYEETYEDVETGDDNPAKVEAEKQKRFGNIFKIEKFKLKNTRFKENLRLSSSSVPNLAAVSQEDTYDDVEGGQTEPREKDVKCRNWKPKFLMLKEDKDRRKSSEDVERSIFKVKKCNAEKSKKMAKEETLFRETFMYDKEISIINIAVALCSVPSKRRVDLPITAGEQLDVIDTTEGNEVICRNAQGRYGYVLVEHLNFRHY; encoded by the exons GAAGGCATGACTGACTTCAGAGCCCTCCGTGCAAAATTTCAGAATGACGCCAACTTTTCTAAGCAGCTGGTGCAGCCACCCAAGAAGCTGGTGCTGCCACCCACAGAAGCCACGCACAAAGTGGGCTCTGAAAGTAAGGATGCTTCCAGTCCTCTGTCCTGGAATAGCAGAGAAGTGATAATATTAAAAGCCAAGAATGAActtttccctcttgctcctcAACCCTCTGCACTAGTCCAGGGCAAACCTTTGGTGCAGCCAAGAGCCAGGCTTCGTAATGTGGATCCGAGGGGAAAGGATCAAGAGCAGAAAGGCAGCATCTCAGAGGAAGGGCTGAACTCCTCCAAGAGCAGTTCACAAAAGCTTCAACCACACTATTGCACTGACCAGCAAGAATCAGCCGAAACAGATCTGGAGTCTGCTCCACCCCAAAACTCCTTCCACCATGCCCTACAGATGTGGGAAAACGCTTTTTCCCAGAGTGAGAAAGCCAACGCAACACTCCCAACCCAACGGGGGGCAAACGTTTACGTGCAACCTCGCCCGGAGCCGAGGGCGATGGCTGCTCCAGCTGCGTCAGATGGCGGCAGATTGAGAACGGCTCAAAGTGAGCAAGCGCTGGACTCCCCTGCCCGGCAGAAGGATGCTCCGGGTGGCGGCGGGCTGGCTGCTTCCCAGGCTCCGCCTGTGCCCCGTCTACCCAGGAGGTACAGGAGCTCTGACCAACTAGCTGCCGAAAGCACTGCCGCAGCCAGCTTCTGCCAGCCAGGCTGTGATATGCAAACGTCAAGAGAGCTCCCACAACACCAGAAAG AGTCGGAGCCTCGCTTCTATGAATCCGGAGCAGGAAAACCATCTGAGGCTCCAGGTAGCAAGCTGCCAAAAATTAAACCACTTCCTTCAGTTGAATCCCTCGGTCCCGCCCCTGCGAAGCCTGTGAGACCCCCGAAAGTTGATCTCAGTGTTTTCCAAAGCACGGTGCTTTCTGTCcacagaggaaatgaaagaa ctGCCGCGGAGGAGGATTACTTGATTCCTGAAAG TGCTGATCTTGAAGAGCAGCATAATTATGAAGAAACGGTGTTGTACCTGAATCAGCCtggggactccacaacctttTGTGCCAGTCAAGGTACTTTCCAAG CACCTGAGCCAGAGCCTCAAGAGCACGACAAG AAGCAGAAGAGTTTTCTCTTTGCCAAATACAG TCCTGGAAGAGCTGTAGaggatgaaaaagaggaaaaaacaagtcttgaaagagagaaacagcaagcaaagaaaatattcaag ACAGGCGGAAATGACTATGTGACTCTCAGAGCCCAGCCCAAGGAAGAAGGCAGAGGTGGGAAGAAGGTGCCGCAAGTGAATCGAGGAGATGTGACTAGCGCCCAGACTACAGAGCATCCTACCCCACAGAGGCTGGCGAAAGGAGGAGCAGAACGCT GTCGCTACATGTACGTGGGTGCTCCAAAACCAGCTGAAGAAAGGCTAACCTTGAGCCAAACCACTGGACAGCCTCTGCAGTCATCGGAGGATGTGTATGACGACGTTGAGGGATTTCAAAGCGGACT CCACACTTCAGAGGCCTCAAGTTCATTGACTCCAGACTGCA TTTCAGGAAACTATGAAGAAACATATGAAGATGTTGAGACTGGGGATGATAATCCAGCAAAAGTGGA ggcagaaaaacaaaagagatttGGAAACATCTTTAAGATAGAAAAATTTAAACTGAAGAATACCAGATTCAAGGAGAACTTAAG ATTGTCTTCCAGTTCAGTACCAAATTTAG CTGCTGTCTCGCAGGAGGACACATACGACGATGTCGAGGGAGGGCAGACGGAGCCAAG AGAAAAGGATGTCAAATGCAGAAACTGGAAGCCAAAATTTCTGATGTTAAAAGAGGATAAGGACCGAAGGAAAAGCAGTGAAGATGTGGAAAG AAGTATCTTCAAAGTCAAGAAGTGCAACgcagaaaaaagcaagaagatGGCCAAAGAAGAAACGTTGTTTAGAGAAACATTTATG TACGATAAGGAGATCAGCATCATCAACATCGCAGTGGCCCTGTGCTCAGTCCCGAGTAAAAGGCGAGTTGATCTCCCCATCACAGCTGGGGAACAGCTGGATGTTATTGATACCACGGAAGGCAACGAAGTGATTTGCCGCAATGCACAGGGCAGAT ATGGGTATGTTCTAGTGGAGCATTTGAACTTCAG ACACTACTAA
- the FYB2 gene encoding FYN-binding protein 2 isoform X27, with translation MAAEGMTDFRALRAKFQNDANFSKQLVQPPKKLVLPPTEATHKVGSESKDASSPLSWNSREVIILKAKNELFPLAPQPSALVQGKPLVQPRARLRNVDPRGKDQEQKGSISEEGLNSSKSSSQKLQPHYCTDQQESAETDLESAPPQNSFHHALQMWENAFSQSEKANATLPTQRGANVYVQPRPEPRAMAAPAASDGGRLRTAQSEQALDSPARQKDAPGGGGLAASQAPPVPRLPRRYRSSDQLAAESTAAASFCQPGCDMQTSRELPQHQKAESEPRFYESGAGKPSEAPGSKLPKIKPLPSVESLGPAPAKPVRPPKVDLSVFQSTVLSVHRGNERTAAEEDYLIPESADLEEQHNYEETVLYLNQPGDSTTFCASQAPEPEPQEHDKKQKSFLFAKYSPGRAVEDEKEEKTSLEREKQQAKKIFKTGGNDYVTLRAQPKEEGRGGKKVPQVNRGDVTSAQTTEHPTPQRLAKGGAERCRYMYVGAPKPAEERLTLSQTTGQPLQSSEDVYDDVEGFQSGLSHTSEASSSLTPDCISGNYEETYEDVETGDDNPAKVEAEKQKRFGNIFKIEKFKLKNTRFKENLRLSSSSVPNLAAAVSQEDTYDDVEGGQTEPREKDVKCRNWKPKFLMLKEDKDRRKSSEDVERSIFKVKKCNAEKSKKMAKEETLFRETFMYDKEISIINIAVALCSVPSKRRVDLPITAGEQLDVIDTTEGNEVICRNAQGRYGYVLVEHLNFRHY, from the exons GAAGGCATGACTGACTTCAGAGCCCTCCGTGCAAAATTTCAGAATGACGCCAACTTTTCTAAGCAGCTGGTGCAGCCACCCAAGAAGCTGGTGCTGCCACCCACAGAAGCCACGCACAAAGTGGGCTCTGAAAGTAAGGATGCTTCCAGTCCTCTGTCCTGGAATAGCAGAGAAGTGATAATATTAAAAGCCAAGAATGAActtttccctcttgctcctcAACCCTCTGCACTAGTCCAGGGCAAACCTTTGGTGCAGCCAAGAGCCAGGCTTCGTAATGTGGATCCGAGGGGAAAGGATCAAGAGCAGAAAGGCAGCATCTCAGAGGAAGGGCTGAACTCCTCCAAGAGCAGTTCACAAAAGCTTCAACCACACTATTGCACTGACCAGCAAGAATCAGCCGAAACAGATCTGGAGTCTGCTCCACCCCAAAACTCCTTCCACCATGCCCTACAGATGTGGGAAAACGCTTTTTCCCAGAGTGAGAAAGCCAACGCAACACTCCCAACCCAACGGGGGGCAAACGTTTACGTGCAACCTCGCCCGGAGCCGAGGGCGATGGCTGCTCCAGCTGCGTCAGATGGCGGCAGATTGAGAACGGCTCAAAGTGAGCAAGCGCTGGACTCCCCTGCCCGGCAGAAGGATGCTCCGGGTGGCGGCGGGCTGGCTGCTTCCCAGGCTCCGCCTGTGCCCCGTCTACCCAGGAGGTACAGGAGCTCTGACCAACTAGCTGCCGAAAGCACTGCCGCAGCCAGCTTCTGCCAGCCAGGCTGTGATATGCAAACGTCAAGAGAGCTCCCACAACACCAGAAAG CAGAGTCGGAGCCTCGCTTCTATGAATCCGGAGCAGGAAAACCATCTGAGGCTCCAGGTAGCAAGCTGCCAAAAATTAAACCACTTCCTTCAGTTGAATCCCTCGGTCCCGCCCCTGCGAAGCCTGTGAGACCCCCGAAAGTTGATCTCAGTGTTTTCCAAAGCACGGTGCTTTCTGTCcacagaggaaatgaaagaa ctGCCGCGGAGGAGGATTACTTGATTCCTGAAAG TGCTGATCTTGAAGAGCAGCATAATTATGAAGAAACGGTGTTGTACCTGAATCAGCCtggggactccacaacctttTGTGCCAGTCAAG CACCTGAGCCAGAGCCTCAAGAGCACGACAAG AAGCAGAAGAGTTTTCTCTTTGCCAAATACAG TCCTGGAAGAGCTGTAGaggatgaaaaagaggaaaaaacaagtcttgaaagagagaaacagcaagcaaagaaaatattcaag ACAGGCGGAAATGACTATGTGACTCTCAGAGCCCAGCCCAAGGAAGAAGGCAGAGGTGGGAAGAAGGTGCCGCAAGTGAATCGAGGAGATGTGACTAGCGCCCAGACTACAGAGCATCCTACCCCACAGAGGCTGGCGAAAGGAGGAGCAGAACGCT GTCGCTACATGTACGTGGGTGCTCCAAAACCAGCTGAAGAAAGGCTAACCTTGAGCCAAACCACTGGACAGCCTCTGCAGTCATCGGAGGATGTGTATGACGACGTTGAGGGATTTCAAAGCGGACT CAGCCACACTTCAGAGGCCTCAAGTTCATTGACTCCAGACTGCA TTTCAGGAAACTATGAAGAAACATATGAAGATGTTGAGACTGGGGATGATAATCCAGCAAAAGTGGA ggcagaaaaacaaaagagatttGGAAACATCTTTAAGATAGAAAAATTTAAACTGAAGAATACCAGATTCAAGGAGAACTTAAG ATTGTCTTCCAGTTCAGTACCAAATTTAG CAGCTGCTGTCTCGCAGGAGGACACATACGACGATGTCGAGGGAGGGCAGACGGAGCCAAG AGAAAAGGATGTCAAATGCAGAAACTGGAAGCCAAAATTTCTGATGTTAAAAGAGGATAAGGACCGAAGGAAAAGCAGTGAAGATGTGGAAAG AAGTATCTTCAAAGTCAAGAAGTGCAACgcagaaaaaagcaagaagatGGCCAAAGAAGAAACGTTGTTTAGAGAAACATTTATG TACGATAAGGAGATCAGCATCATCAACATCGCAGTGGCCCTGTGCTCAGTCCCGAGTAAAAGGCGAGTTGATCTCCCCATCACAGCTGGGGAACAGCTGGATGTTATTGATACCACGGAAGGCAACGAAGTGATTTGCCGCAATGCACAGGGCAGAT ATGGGTATGTTCTAGTGGAGCATTTGAACTTCAG ACACTACTAA